The following coding sequences are from one Kosakonia sp. H02 window:
- a CDS encoding alkene reductase, which yields MSSKLFTPLKVGAITAPNRVFMAPLTRLRSIEPGDIPTPLMAEYYRQRASSGLIISEATQISAQAKGYAGAPGLHSAGQVAAWQKITDAVHRENGRIAVQLWHTGRISHNNLQPGGAAPVAPSAISAGTRTSLRDENGNATREDTSMPRALETEEIPGIVNDFRQAVANAREAGFDMVELHSAHGYLLHQFLSPSANQRTDQYGGSVENRARLVLEVVDAVCAEWSADRIGIRVSPIGTFQNTDNGPNEEADALYLIEELGKRGIAYLHMSEPDWAGGEPYTDTFREKVRARFHGPIIGAGAYTVEKAEDLIGKGLIDAVAFGRAYIANPDLVKRLQLKAELNPQRPESFYGGGAEGYTDYPSL from the coding sequence ATGTCCAGTAAATTATTCACGCCGCTGAAAGTGGGCGCAATTACCGCACCAAACCGTGTATTTATGGCTCCGTTGACGCGCCTGCGCAGCATTGAGCCAGGCGATATCCCAACGCCACTGATGGCGGAATATTATCGTCAACGCGCCAGCTCCGGTCTGATTATCAGCGAAGCAACCCAGATTTCCGCCCAGGCAAAAGGCTACGCCGGCGCGCCGGGTCTGCACAGCGCCGGGCAAGTCGCGGCATGGCAGAAAATTACCGATGCCGTACATCGTGAAAATGGGCGTATCGCTGTGCAGCTCTGGCATACCGGCCGTATTTCCCATAACAACCTGCAACCTGGTGGTGCTGCACCGGTTGCGCCTTCGGCCATCAGCGCCGGAACCCGCACGTCGCTACGTGATGAAAACGGCAACGCAACGCGTGAAGACACCTCCATGCCGCGCGCGCTGGAAACCGAAGAAATTCCGGGCATCGTTAACGATTTCCGCCAGGCAGTGGCGAATGCACGTGAAGCGGGCTTTGACATGGTTGAGCTGCACTCTGCGCACGGTTACCTGCTGCACCAGTTCCTCTCGCCATCTGCCAACCAGCGTACCGATCAATATGGCGGCAGTGTCGAAAACCGCGCCCGTCTGGTGCTGGAAGTGGTGGATGCCGTATGTGCCGAGTGGAGCGCAGATCGCATCGGGATCCGCGTATCGCCGATTGGTACTTTCCAGAACACCGACAACGGACCGAATGAAGAAGCCGACGCGCTCTATCTGATTGAAGAACTGGGCAAACGCGGCATTGCTTATCTGCATATGTCCGAGCCGGACTGGGCAGGCGGCGAGCCGTATACCGACACCTTCCGTGAAAAAGTGCGTGCCCGCTTCCACGGCCCGATTATTGGTGCCGGGGCGTATACCGTTGAAAAAGCCGAAGACTTGATCGGCAAAGGGTTAATTGACGCCGTGGCGTTTGGTCGCGCGTATATTGCTAACCCGGATCTGGTGAAACGCTTGCAGTTGAAAGCCGAACTGAACCCGCAGCGCCCGGAAAGCTTCTATGGCGGTGGCGCGGAAGGCTATACCGACTACCCTTCTCTGTAA
- a CDS encoding TetR/AcrR family transcriptional regulator — protein MRKNTEHDTREHLLATGEQLCMHRGFTGMGLSELLKTAEVPKGSFYHYFRSKEAFGVALLERHYADYHQRLTNHFTQGPGNYRDRLLAYYQETLNQFCQQGTISGCLTVKLSAEVCDLSEDMRTAMDKGASGIIALLALALEHGRADRSLTFDGDALTQAQVLYALWLGANLQAKISRSALPLESALAHAKKMIAMPV, from the coding sequence ATGCGCAAGAACACCGAACACGACACACGCGAACACTTACTGGCGACCGGCGAGCAGCTTTGCATGCACCGCGGGTTTACCGGTATGGGTTTGAGCGAATTATTGAAAACGGCGGAAGTGCCCAAAGGTTCTTTCTACCACTATTTTCGCTCTAAAGAGGCGTTTGGCGTGGCGCTGCTCGAACGTCACTATGCAGATTATCATCAGCGGCTGACCAACCACTTCACCCAGGGGCCCGGGAATTATCGCGACAGATTGCTGGCTTATTATCAGGAAACCCTGAATCAGTTTTGCCAGCAGGGCACCATTAGCGGTTGTCTGACCGTGAAGCTCTCGGCTGAAGTATGCGATTTATCGGAAGATATGCGCACAGCGATGGATAAAGGTGCCAGCGGTATTATCGCCCTGCTCGCTCTGGCGCTTGAGCATGGCCGCGCGGATCGCAGCCTGACGTTTGACGGTGACGCGCTGACCCAGGCGCAGGTGCTGTATGCATTATGGCTCGGTGCCAACTTGCAGGCGAAAATTTCGCGAAGCGCCCTGCCGCTGGAAAGCGCGCTGGCGCATGCTAAAAAGATGATTGCTATGCCTGTGTAA
- a CDS encoding DUF1289 domain-containing protein: MPEQLEFFPVQSPCRGICQSDERGFCRGCMRSRDERFNWQNMSDGQKQDVLRLCRQRWLRKMRASKDNPPEEPQQPSLF; encoded by the coding sequence GTGCCTGAACAACTGGAGTTTTTCCCCGTCCAGAGCCCGTGTCGCGGTATTTGTCAGTCGGATGAGCGCGGTTTTTGCCGTGGCTGCATGCGCAGCCGCGATGAGCGCTTTAACTGGCAAAATATGAGCGATGGGCAAAAACAGGACGTTTTGCGCCTGTGTCGCCAGCGCTGGCTGCGCAAAATGCGCGCAAGCAAAGATAACCCGCCGGAAGAACCTCAGCAGCCTTCACTGTTTTAA
- a CDS encoding aldo/keto reductase family oxidoreductase produces MVQRITLAPQGPEFSRFVMGYWRLMDWNMSPRQLVSFIESHLDLGVTTVDHADIYGGYQCEAAFGEALKLAPHLRSRMEIVSKCGIATTAKPEHAIGHYITERDHIIRSAEQSLVNLATDHLDLLLIHRPDPLMDADDVAEAFLHLHQSGKVRHFGVSNFTPSQFALLQSRLPFTLATNQVEISPVHQPLLLDGTLDQLQQLRIRPMAWSCLGGGQLFNDPAFQPLRDELAQVAQELNAETIEQVVYAWVMRLPSSPLPIIGSGKIERVRSALGALTLQMTRQQWFRIRKAALGYDVP; encoded by the coding sequence ATGGTTCAACGTATTACCCTCGCGCCGCAAGGCCCCGAGTTCTCCCGATTTGTGATGGGCTACTGGCGTTTGATGGACTGGAATATGTCCCCGCGCCAGTTGGTCAGCTTTATTGAATCCCATCTCGATCTTGGCGTAACGACGGTCGATCATGCCGATATTTATGGCGGTTATCAGTGTGAAGCGGCATTTGGTGAAGCCCTGAAACTGGCTCCGCACCTGCGCTCGCGTATGGAAATTGTCAGCAAATGCGGCATTGCCACCACCGCGAAGCCGGAACACGCGATTGGTCACTACATCACCGAACGTGACCACATTATTCGTAGCGCCGAGCAGTCGCTGGTGAATCTGGCGACCGACCATCTTGACCTGCTGCTGATCCACCGCCCGGATCCGCTGATGGATGCCGACGATGTCGCCGAAGCTTTCCTGCATCTGCATCAAAGCGGCAAAGTGCGCCATTTTGGCGTCTCTAACTTCACACCTTCCCAGTTCGCGCTCTTGCAGTCGCGCCTGCCGTTTACGCTTGCAACCAATCAGGTGGAAATTTCCCCGGTGCACCAGCCGCTACTGCTGGATGGCACGTTGGATCAACTCCAACAACTGCGCATTCGCCCGATGGCGTGGTCCTGTCTTGGCGGCGGGCAGTTGTTTAACGATCCCGCTTTCCAGCCGCTGCGCGATGAACTGGCGCAGGTGGCGCAGGAGCTGAATGCCGAAACCATTGAGCAGGTGGTGTACGCCTGGGTGATGCGTTTACCTTCATCACCGTTGCCGATTATTGGCTCCGGTAAAATTGAACGCGTTCGCTCGGCGCTGGGTGCGCTGACATTGCAAATGACCCGCCAACAGTGGTTCCGCATTCGCAAAGCGGCGCTCGGTTACGACGTGCCATAA
- the sodC gene encoding superoxide dismutase [Cu-Zn] SodC: protein MKRFSLAVLALLTCAGAQAASEEVEMNLVTAQGVGQSVGSVKISETDKGLEFAPDLKALPPGEHGFHVHAKGSCQPAIKEGKASAAEAAGGHLDPQNTGKHEGPEGAGHLGDLPVLVVNNDGKATDPVVAPRLKKLDEVKGKALMVHVGGDNMSDQPKPLGGGGARYACGVIK from the coding sequence ATGAAGCGTTTTAGTCTGGCAGTGCTGGCGCTGCTCACCTGTGCCGGAGCGCAGGCCGCCAGTGAAGAAGTGGAGATGAACCTCGTCACCGCGCAGGGCGTGGGGCAGTCCGTGGGCAGCGTGAAAATCAGCGAAACCGATAAAGGGCTGGAGTTCGCCCCGGATCTGAAAGCCCTGCCGCCTGGCGAGCATGGTTTTCATGTTCACGCCAAAGGCAGTTGCCAGCCCGCGATAAAAGAGGGGAAAGCCTCTGCGGCTGAAGCGGCGGGCGGCCACCTCGATCCGCAAAACACCGGCAAACATGAGGGGCCGGAAGGCGCCGGGCATTTAGGCGACCTGCCGGTGCTGGTGGTGAATAACGACGGGAAAGCCACCGATCCGGTGGTTGCGCCACGGCTGAAAAAGCTTGATGAGGTCAAAGGCAAAGCGCTGATGGTGCATGTTGGCGGCGATAATATGTCCGATCAGCCGAAACCGCTGGGCGGTGGCGGCGCGCGCTATGCCTGCGGCGTTATTAAGTAA
- a CDS encoding FUSC family protein translates to MKTPAWLWQNLPWVKATSGQWRYALRNGIAMCLALTVAYYLDLDEPYWAMTSAAVVSFPTVGGVISKSLGRIAGSLLGACAALIIAGQTLNDPWLFLFAMAGWIGFCTWACAQFTNNVAYAFQLAGYTAAIIAFAMVNVTDITELWDIAQARVCEVILGILCGGMMMMILPGTADGTTLLTALNKMHARLLEHASLLWQPETTDAIRTAHESVIGQILTTNLLRIQAFWSHYRFRRQNNILTYLLHQQLRMTSVISSLRRMLLNWPDAPAHLRPVLEQLLAELARPHTDALRVARIIAPLAPKDEYDFRHRAFWQRLRYFCRLYLASRRWLLQLENASPVSVHTPPPSPALMRYTDNVEALWSGVRTFCALSMVGAWSINTQWEYGSAALTLAAISCVLYSVAPAPFNSLTLLLRTLTLLTLFSFVVKFGLMVQISELPLFLFFLFPLLTTMQLLKLQMPKRAGLWGQLIVFMGSFIAVTNPPVYDFADFLNDDLAKILGVGLAWLAFAVLRPGSDARKSRRHIRALRRGFVDQLSRMPQLSEHGFESVVYHHISQLSNSQDALARRWLLRWGVVLLNCSHVVWQLRDWETRSDPLARVRDRCINLLRDVMSERGVQQRTLTATLAELQRICAALGNHHQPAARELASVVWRLYCALSQLEYAPAPGTLSEPVT, encoded by the coding sequence ATGAAAACGCCCGCCTGGCTCTGGCAGAACCTGCCGTGGGTGAAAGCCACCTCCGGTCAGTGGCGCTATGCACTACGCAACGGCATTGCCATGTGCCTGGCGCTGACGGTGGCTTACTACCTCGATTTGGATGAACCCTACTGGGCGATGACCTCTGCGGCAGTGGTCAGTTTCCCCACCGTGGGCGGCGTTATCAGCAAAAGCCTCGGGCGCATTGCCGGTAGCCTGCTTGGGGCGTGCGCGGCACTGATTATCGCCGGGCAGACGCTTAATGATCCGTGGCTGTTTCTGTTCGCTATGGCGGGCTGGATTGGTTTTTGCACCTGGGCCTGCGCGCAGTTTACAAACAACGTCGCCTATGCGTTTCAACTGGCCGGTTATACCGCCGCGATCATTGCGTTTGCCATGGTCAACGTCACCGATATTACCGAACTATGGGATATCGCCCAGGCGCGGGTGTGCGAAGTGATTCTGGGCATCTTATGCGGTGGCATGATGATGATGATCCTGCCCGGCACTGCCGATGGCACCACCCTTCTGACCGCATTGAACAAGATGCATGCCCGCCTGCTGGAGCACGCCAGCCTGCTCTGGCAGCCGGAAACCACCGACGCTATCCGCACGGCGCATGAAAGCGTAATTGGTCAAATCCTTACCACCAATTTACTGCGCATTCAGGCATTCTGGAGCCATTACCGCTTCCGCCGACAGAACAACATATTGACTTACTTGTTACACCAGCAACTGCGTATGACCAGCGTTATCTCCAGCCTGCGCCGGATGCTGCTGAACTGGCCCGATGCGCCAGCTCATTTGCGCCCGGTGCTTGAACAGCTGCTCGCCGAGCTTGCCAGGCCGCACACCGATGCGCTGCGCGTTGCCCGCATCATCGCGCCGCTGGCACCAAAAGATGAGTATGATTTCCGCCACCGGGCGTTCTGGCAGCGCTTACGCTATTTTTGCCGGTTATATCTCGCCAGTCGCCGCTGGTTGCTGCAACTGGAAAATGCCTCACCGGTCAGCGTGCATACGCCACCGCCCAGCCCTGCGTTAATGCGCTATACGGATAACGTCGAAGCCCTGTGGAGCGGCGTGCGAACCTTCTGTGCGTTAAGCATGGTAGGCGCATGGAGCATCAATACGCAGTGGGAATATGGCTCTGCCGCGCTGACGCTTGCGGCGATCAGTTGCGTGCTCTATTCCGTCGCTCCGGCACCGTTTAACTCCCTGACGTTATTACTGCGCACGCTAACGCTGCTGACATTATTCAGCTTTGTGGTGAAGTTTGGGCTGATGGTGCAAATCAGCGAACTACCGCTGTTTCTGTTTTTTCTCTTCCCGCTGCTTACGACGATGCAGTTACTGAAGTTGCAGATGCCGAAACGGGCTGGTCTGTGGGGGCAGTTAATCGTCTTTATGGGTTCGTTTATCGCCGTGACTAACCCACCGGTCTATGATTTTGCCGATTTTTTAAATGATGACCTGGCGAAAATTCTCGGCGTTGGGCTGGCATGGCTCGCGTTTGCGGTGCTGCGGCCAGGCTCAGATGCGCGCAAAAGCCGCCGTCATATCCGTGCCCTGCGTCGGGGTTTTGTGGATCAGTTAAGCCGCATGCCACAACTGAGCGAACATGGATTTGAATCGGTGGTCTATCACCACATCAGCCAACTCAGTAACAGCCAGGATGCGCTCGCGCGGCGCTGGTTGCTGCGCTGGGGCGTGGTGTTGTTGAACTGTTCCCACGTGGTGTGGCAGTTGCGCGACTGGGAGACGCGTTCAGACCCGCTTGCCAGAGTACGCGATCGTTGCATCAACTTGCTGCGGGATGTGATGAGTGAGCGCGGCGTCCAGCAACGAACGCTAACCGCCACGCTGGCAGAGCTACAGCGGATCTGCGCGGCGCTGGGTAATCATCATCAGCCCGCCGCGCGTGAACTGGCCTCGGTTGTCTGGCGATTGTACTGCGCGTTATCCCAACTGGAATACGCGCCCGCGCCGGGCACCCTCAGCGAGCCGGTTACTTAA
- a CDS encoding HlyD family secretion protein produces the protein MRLKSLKYFSTLLVLAVAIVAAWWMWNFYMQSPWTRDGKVRAEQVSITPQVSGSIVELSVKDNQFVKAGALLFRLDDTPFHIAVLNAEGQLARAQTELAKANNEARRRQHLSHNYISAEDLDTANISVKAAQAGVAVAQAQLDQAKWQLTQTRVTAPVDGWVTNLTARSGNYATAGQPVFALVDSHSFYVVGYFEETKLRHIREGAAAKIVLYSGNFTLQGHVSSIGRAIYDQSVETDSGLVADIKPNVPWVRLAQRVPVRIQFDTLPDNLTLVSGTTCTVAIGGE, from the coding sequence ATGCGCCTGAAATCCCTGAAATATTTTTCCACTTTACTGGTGCTGGCCGTGGCGATTGTTGCAGCGTGGTGGATGTGGAATTTTTATATGCAGTCACCCTGGACGCGGGATGGCAAAGTGCGCGCCGAGCAGGTCAGCATCACACCGCAAGTGTCTGGCAGCATTGTTGAGCTATCGGTCAAAGATAACCAGTTTGTAAAAGCTGGCGCTCTGCTGTTTCGCCTCGACGATACGCCTTTTCACATTGCGGTACTGAATGCCGAAGGGCAACTCGCCAGAGCGCAAACGGAGCTGGCAAAAGCCAATAACGAAGCCCGCCGCCGTCAGCACTTATCACACAATTACATCTCTGCTGAAGATCTGGATACGGCCAATATTAGCGTCAAAGCGGCGCAAGCGGGCGTGGCGGTCGCACAGGCGCAACTCGATCAGGCGAAGTGGCAATTAACCCAAACCCGCGTCACCGCACCAGTGGATGGCTGGGTGACCAACCTGACGGCGCGCTCAGGGAATTACGCCACCGCCGGGCAACCGGTATTTGCACTGGTCGACAGCCATTCGTTCTATGTAGTGGGTTATTTCGAAGAGACCAAACTGCGCCATATTCGCGAAGGCGCGGCTGCGAAAATTGTGCTCTATAGCGGCAATTTTACGTTACAGGGTCACGTTTCCAGCATAGGGCGGGCGATTTACGACCAGAGCGTCGAAACCGATAGTGGGCTGGTTGCCGATATCAAACCTAACGTGCCGTGGGTGCGGCTGGCGCAGCGCGTGCCGGTGCGGATCCAGTTTGACACTCTGCCTGATAATCTCACGCTGGTTTCCGGCACCACCTGCACCGTGGCGATTGGCGGCGAGTAA
- a CDS encoding DUF1656 domain-containing protein yields the protein MTLTSHSPDLLLQDLIFGASVYFPPLFKVVMLGFLFWLLAHRLLRDWIYAGEIWHPILMDLSLFVIALSLALGLLIVW from the coding sequence GTGACGTTAACTTCCCATTCCCCGGATTTACTCCTGCAAGATTTAATCTTTGGTGCATCAGTTTACTTTCCGCCCTTGTTTAAAGTGGTGATGTTGGGTTTTCTGTTCTGGCTGCTTGCCCACCGCCTGCTGCGCGACTGGATTTACGCCGGTGAAATCTGGCACCCCATCCTGATGGATCTCTCACTGTTTGTTATTGCCCTGAGCCTCGCGCTCGGCTTGTTAATCGTGTGGTAA
- the slyA gene encoding transcriptional regulator SlyA, which yields MKLESPLGSDLARLVRVWRALIDHRLKPLELTQTHWVTLHNIHELPPEQSQIQLAKAIGIEQPSLVRTLDQLEEKGLISRQTCANDRRAKRIKLTEKAAPIIEEMETVIRKTRSEILAGISAQELDMLIKMIARLEQNITELQSRD from the coding sequence ATGAAATTGGAATCGCCATTAGGATCCGATCTGGCACGCTTAGTGCGCGTCTGGCGCGCTTTAATTGACCATCGCCTCAAACCTCTGGAATTAACGCAGACTCACTGGGTAACGCTGCATAACATTCATGAGCTCCCACCCGAGCAGTCGCAAATTCAACTGGCCAAAGCGATTGGCATCGAGCAGCCTTCGCTGGTGCGTACGCTGGATCAACTGGAAGAGAAGGGCCTTATTTCTCGCCAGACATGCGCCAACGACCGCCGGGCAAAACGCATCAAATTGACAGAGAAAGCTGCGCCGATCATCGAAGAGATGGAAACGGTTATCCGCAAAACCCGGAGCGAAATTCTCGCCGGGATCTCTGCGCAGGAGCTGGATATGTTAATTAAGATGATTGCCCGACTGGAACAAAATATCACTGAACTACAGTCGCGAGACTGA
- the slyB gene encoding outer membrane lipoprotein SlyB, producing the protein MMLRALAVSLIGFTLAGCVNNDTLSGDVYSASEAKQVQNVTYGTIVNVRPVQIQGGDENNVIGALGGAVLGGFLGNTVGGGTGRSLATAAGAVAGGVAGQSVQGSMNKTQGVELEIRKDDGNTVMVVQKQGNTRFSAGQRVVMASNGRQITVSPR; encoded by the coding sequence ATGATGTTACGTGCACTGGCAGTTTCGCTGATTGGTTTTACTTTGGCCGGTTGTGTTAATAACGACACACTTTCTGGTGACGTCTATTCTGCATCGGAAGCAAAACAGGTGCAAAATGTCACTTACGGCACCATTGTTAACGTCCGTCCAGTACAGATTCAGGGTGGCGATGAGAATAATGTCATCGGCGCGCTGGGCGGTGCGGTACTGGGTGGTTTCCTGGGTAACACTGTCGGTGGCGGTACCGGGCGTTCTCTCGCAACGGCAGCGGGTGCGGTCGCGGGTGGTGTGGCAGGCCAGTCAGTTCAGGGCTCAATGAATAAAACCCAGGGTGTTGAACTGGAAATCCGCAAAGATGATGGCAACACCGTAATGGTGGTGCAGAAACAGGGTAACACCCGCTTCTCCGCAGGTCAGCGCGTCGTCATGGCGAGCAATGGCCGTCAGATCACCGTCTCTCCGCGCTAA
- the anmK gene encoding anhydro-N-acetylmuramic acid kinase — MKSGRYIGVMSGTSLDGVDVVLAAIDDTMVAQQASLTFPIPLPLKEAILNICQGQQLTLSQFGRLDTQLGKLFADAVLALMDREQLHPEDIVAIGCHGQTVWHEPGGIAPHTLQIGDNNQVVARTSVTVVGDFRRRDMALGGQGAPLVPAFHHALLSHPTERRMVLNIGGIANLSLLIPGQPVRGYDTGPGNMLMDAWIWRQKGKPYDKDAQWASEGKVVLPLLQNMLSDAYFAEPAPKSTGREYFNYGWLERHLALFPALSASDVQATLVELTAVTISEQVLLSGGCERLLVCGGGSRNPLLMARLASLLPGIEVAPTDVAGISGDDMEALAFAWLAWRTLAGLPGNLPSVTGASAPSVLGAIFPANPRQNQS, encoded by the coding sequence ATGAAATCAGGTCGCTACATTGGGGTGATGTCGGGAACGAGTCTGGACGGGGTGGATGTGGTGCTGGCCGCCATTGATGACACCATGGTCGCGCAACAGGCAAGCCTGACGTTTCCTATTCCGCTGCCGCTGAAAGAGGCGATCCTGAACATTTGCCAGGGGCAACAGCTTACGCTTTCGCAATTTGGCAGGCTCGATACCCAGCTCGGTAAGCTCTTTGCCGATGCGGTACTGGCGTTAATGGACAGAGAACAACTTCATCCTGAAGATATTGTGGCGATTGGCTGCCACGGGCAAACCGTCTGGCATGAGCCGGGCGGTATCGCGCCGCATACTTTGCAAATTGGTGATAACAACCAGGTTGTTGCCCGCACCAGCGTGACGGTGGTAGGCGATTTTCGCCGCCGTGATATGGCACTTGGCGGGCAGGGCGCGCCACTGGTGCCGGCCTTTCATCACGCGCTGCTGTCACACCCGACCGAGCGGCGCATGGTGCTCAACATCGGCGGCATTGCCAATTTATCGCTGTTAATTCCAGGCCAGCCGGTGCGCGGTTACGATACCGGGCCGGGCAATATGCTGATGGACGCCTGGATCTGGCGGCAAAAAGGCAAACCGTACGATAAAGACGCGCAGTGGGCCAGCGAAGGTAAAGTGGTGCTGCCGCTGCTGCAAAACATGTTAAGCGATGCCTATTTTGCCGAACCCGCGCCGAAAAGCACCGGCCGAGAATATTTCAATTACGGTTGGCTTGAGCGACATCTGGCGCTTTTCCCGGCGCTCAGCGCCAGCGATGTACAGGCAACACTGGTAGAACTGACGGCGGTGACGATTTCGGAACAAGTGCTGCTGAGCGGCGGCTGCGAGCGGTTGCTGGTATGCGGCGGCGGCAGCCGTAATCCGCTCCTGATGGCGCGCCTGGCGAGCCTGCTGCCCGGCATAGAAGTTGCGCCGACGGATGTCGCCGGGATCAGCGGCGATGATATGGAAGCGCTGGCCTTCGCCTGGCTGGCATGGCGCACGCTGGCCGGGTTACCAGGCAACTTACCTTCCGTCACCGGTGCGTCCGCGCCTTCGGTGCTGGGGGCGATTTTCCCGGCAAACCCGCGGCAGAATCAGAGTTAA
- the mliC gene encoding C-type lysozyme inhibitor — MKKILIACLPALLAGCSYYNQFVERMNTDTLEYQCDEKPLTVKLNQQRQQASFVWDDKLLTLQQGLSASGTRYTDGVYVFWSKGDSATVYKRDRIVLNNCQLQNPQR, encoded by the coding sequence ATGAAAAAAATCTTAATCGCCTGCCTGCCCGCGCTGCTTGCCGGGTGTAGTTATTACAACCAATTCGTCGAGCGCATGAACACGGATACCCTTGAGTACCAGTGCGACGAAAAACCCCTGACCGTAAAACTGAATCAGCAGCGCCAGCAGGCCAGTTTCGTCTGGGATGACAAACTGCTGACGCTGCAACAAGGGCTATCAGCTTCGGGCACGCGTTATACCGATGGTGTCTATGTCTTTTGGTCGAAAGGCGACAGCGCGACGGTTTATAAGCGCGATCGCATCGTGCTGAATAACTGCCAGTTACAAAATCCGCAGCGTTGA
- the pdxH gene encoding pyridoxamine 5'-phosphate oxidase encodes MSDNDQLQQIAHLRREYTKGGLRRSDLPAEPLSLFERWLGQACEAQLVDPTAMVVATVDEHGQPYQRIVLLKHYDEKGLVFYTNLGSRKAHHLEHNPAISLLFPWHMLERQVMVIGKAERLSTLDVVKYFHSRPRDSQIGAWVSKQSSRISARGVLESKFLELKQKFQQGEVPLPSFWGGYRVSIEQMEFWQGGANRLHDRFLYQRENNAWKIDRLAP; translated from the coding sequence ATGTCTGATAACGATCAATTGCAGCAAATCGCGCATCTTCGCCGTGAATACACCAAAGGCGGTCTGCGCCGCAGCGACCTTCCCGCAGAACCGTTGAGCCTGTTTGAGCGCTGGCTGGGCCAGGCCTGCGAAGCCCAGCTTGTCGATCCGACCGCCATGGTCGTGGCAACCGTGGATGAACACGGGCAACCGTATCAGCGCATTGTGCTGCTTAAGCATTATGACGAGAAAGGGTTGGTGTTTTATACCAACCTCGGCAGCCGCAAAGCGCACCATCTCGAACACAATCCTGCGATTAGCCTGTTGTTTCCCTGGCATATGCTTGAGCGCCAGGTGATGGTCATTGGCAAAGCAGAGCGCCTGTCGACGCTGGACGTGGTGAAATATTTTCACAGCCGCCCGCGCGACAGCCAAATCGGTGCCTGGGTATCAAAGCAATCGAGCCGCATTTCCGCGCGCGGTGTGCTGGAAAGTAAGTTCCTTGAACTGAAGCAGAAGTTCCAGCAGGGCGAGGTCCCGCTGCCAAGTTTCTGGGGCGGTTACCGCGTCAGTATCGAACAAATGGAGTTCTGGCAGGGCGGAGCCAACCGCCTGCACGATCGTTTTTTGTACCAGCGTGAAAATAACGCGTGGAAAATTGACCGTCTGGCCCCGTAA